A section of the Prochlorococcus sp. MIT 1341 genome encodes:
- a CDS encoding ABC transporter ATP-binding protein encodes MSSRARLRKSSLRRLIDSLRSRHRLIVAAASCSVLNKFFDLAPPVIIGLAVDVVAMDQNSWLSKIGYETVPAQLIFLAILSFLIWSAESFFEYLYGVLWRNLAQVAQHNLRLKAYGHLQKLEMAFFECGSTGQIMAVLNDDINQLERFLDHGANQILQLITTVVLVGGAMAVLAPGIAFLSFIPIPIILFGSIYFQRLLSPRYREVREKVGDLAARLSNNLGGILTIKSFATEDWELERMRIDSEAYKHSNAKAIRLSAAFIPLIRFAILFAFLVILILGGLQAWQGKIGVGAYSFLVFITQRLLWPLTTLGQTLDEYQRSMASTNRVLDLIDTPIKILGGLKRLSPEKIKGRIRFENVCFQYQNRDPLLNNFNLEIPAGKTYGIVGNTGSGKSTLVKLMLLLYSLNSGNIYLDDMSIDSLNLTDLRKCFALVSQEVYLFYGTVADNISYGSQEAGHDEIVRASELSEAKEFIEALPQGFNTLVGERGQRLSGGQRQRIALARAILKDSPILILDEATASVDNETEAAIQRSLEKITRGRTTIVIAHRLSTVRHADAIIVMDKGRIVEQGTHDELIKEGGFYSDLWRIQAGLRVDDKILF; translated from the coding sequence ATGTCTTCACGGGCTAGATTAAGAAAAAGTTCTTTAAGAAGATTAATCGATAGCCTTAGAAGTAGGCATAGATTAATTGTTGCTGCGGCAAGTTGTTCTGTTCTGAATAAGTTTTTTGATCTCGCTCCACCAGTAATTATTGGATTGGCCGTTGATGTTGTAGCAATGGATCAGAATTCATGGCTATCTAAAATCGGATATGAAACTGTACCTGCTCAATTAATATTTTTGGCTATACTTTCTTTCTTGATTTGGAGTGCAGAGTCTTTTTTTGAATATTTATATGGAGTCCTTTGGAGAAATTTGGCTCAAGTTGCACAACATAATTTAAGGCTAAAGGCTTACGGACATCTTCAGAAACTTGAGATGGCTTTTTTCGAATGCGGCAGCACTGGCCAAATCATGGCCGTTCTTAATGATGATATTAACCAGTTGGAAAGATTCCTTGATCATGGAGCCAATCAAATTCTTCAATTAATTACAACGGTTGTTCTAGTTGGAGGGGCCATGGCAGTTCTGGCACCTGGGATAGCATTTCTGTCATTTATTCCGATACCCATAATCTTATTTGGATCTATTTATTTTCAAAGGCTCTTATCACCAAGATATAGAGAAGTTCGAGAAAAAGTAGGTGATCTAGCGGCTCGATTGAGTAATAATCTTGGTGGAATACTTACTATAAAGAGTTTTGCTACTGAAGATTGGGAGTTGGAACGTATGCGTATAGATAGTGAGGCTTATAAACATAGTAATGCGAAGGCAATAAGGCTTTCGGCGGCTTTTATTCCACTTATTAGATTCGCTATCTTATTTGCATTTCTAGTGATCCTGATATTAGGTGGACTTCAGGCTTGGCAGGGAAAAATCGGGGTTGGAGCATATAGTTTTCTGGTCTTTATTACACAAAGGCTGCTTTGGCCTCTTACTACCCTTGGCCAGACATTGGATGAGTATCAACGCTCTATGGCCTCTACGAATAGAGTCTTAGATTTAATTGATACACCAATAAAAATATTAGGTGGTCTAAAGAGACTTTCTCCTGAAAAGATTAAGGGAAGGATTAGATTTGAGAATGTATGTTTTCAATATCAAAATAGAGATCCTTTGCTTAATAATTTTAATTTAGAAATACCAGCGGGTAAAACTTATGGAATTGTGGGTAATACTGGATCAGGAAAGAGTACATTGGTTAAACTAATGCTTCTTCTTTACTCACTAAACTCCGGCAATATCTATCTTGATGATATGTCTATAGATTCCTTAAATCTAACTGATTTGCGGAAGTGTTTTGCTTTAGTTAGTCAAGAGGTATATCTTTTTTATGGAACAGTTGCGGATAATATTTCATATGGAAGTCAAGAAGCAGGTCATGATGAAATTGTTAGAGCTTCGGAACTTTCTGAAGCCAAGGAATTTATTGAGGCTTTGCCACAAGGCTTTAATACTTTAGTTGGTGAAAGAGGTCAGCGTTTATCGGGTGGGCAACGCCAACGAATTGCTTTAGCTAGGGCAATTCTTAAAGATTCACCAATACTGATATTGGATGAAGCAACAGCCTCTGTGGATAATGAAACGGAAGCTGCCATACAACGATCTTTAGAGAAAATAACAAGGGGAAGAACAACTATAGTAATAGCTCATAGGCTAAGTACTGTAAGGCATGCAGACGCAATTATTGTTATGGATAAAGGGCGCATTGTTGAGCAGGGTACGCATGATGAGTTGATAAAAGAAGGTGGTTTTTATTCTGATTTATGGAGGATTCAAGCTGGTCTAAGAGTTGACGATAAAATTTTATTTTAA
- a CDS encoding RNA-binding protein — MTIYIGNLSFQAEQEDLIHLFSQYGEIKQCSLPLDRETGRKRGFAFVEMDNDADEQKAIDDLQDVEWMGRMIRVNKATPRERSSGGRGGPS, encoded by the coding sequence ATGACCATTTACATAGGCAATTTGTCCTTCCAGGCAGAACAAGAAGACCTGATCCACCTTTTCAGTCAATATGGTGAGATTAAGCAATGCAGCCTCCCTTTAGATAGGGAGACGGGTCGCAAACGTGGTTTTGCGTTTGTTGAAATGGATAACGACGCTGATGAACAAAAAGCAATTGATGATCTTCAGGACGTTGAGTGGATGGGGAGAATGATAAGAGTCAATAAAGCAACACCTCGTGAACGATCATCTGGAGGGAGAGGAGGCCCGAGCTGA